From Nicotiana tabacum cultivar K326 chromosome 20, ASM71507v2, whole genome shotgun sequence, one genomic window encodes:
- the LOC107825348 gene encoding protein FLX-like 3 → MAGRNRMPRQPDNFRGFRDGPPPRVIMQRGPGPLPPHPAALEEELEIQHRDMQRILGENRHVIDENVMLERELSAVKDEMHRLSQVIPKMRADNEAQVREYIDRGMRLEADLRATEPLRLEVIQLKAEAQKLTAVQKELSAQVQALTKDSNRLQTENKQLSAIKTDIDKMRKELMEARRQFEYEKKANTELVEQNQSMEKNLISMAREIEKLRAEKVGRGLGVGAYGVMNGSPEMRYPGGAYGDPYSAGGWGSYDNRGPPRR, encoded by the exons ATGGCTGGTAGAAATCGTATGCCCCGTCAACCTGATAACTTCCGAGGATTCCGTGATGGGCCACCACCACGGGTCATTATGCAGCGAGGACCTGGGCCCCTCCCTCCTCACCCTGCAGCCCTTGAAGAGGAACTAGAAATCCAGCATAGGGATATGCAAAGAATTCTTGGCGAAAACAGacatgtgattgatgagaatgtgatGCTTGAAAGGGAATTATCTGCTGTAAAAGATGAAATGCATAGATTAAGTCAGGTCATTCCCAAAATGCGTGCTGATAATGAGGCGCAAGTAAGGGAGTATATTGACAGAGGAATGAGGTTAGAAGCTGATCTTCGAGCTACTGAGCCTCTGAGGTTAGAGGTAATCCAATTGAAAGCTGAAGCGCAGAAGTTAACTGCTGTACAGAAAGAATTATCTGCCCAAGTTCAAGCTCTTACAAAGGATTCTAACCGACTACAAACTGAGAATAAGCAATTATCAGCTATAAAAACTGATATTGATAAAATGCGCAAAGAGTTGATGGAAGCAAG GAGACAATTTGAATATGAGAAGAAGGCAAATACAGAACTGGTGGAACAAAATCAATCTATGGAGAAGAATCTCATTTCAATGGCTCGTGAAATAGAAAAGCTGCGAGCAGAGAAAGTTGGACGGGGCCTTG GTGTAGGAGCTTATGGCGTGATGAACGGAAGCCCTGAGATGAGATATCCTGGCGGTGCATATGGTGATCCATACAGTGCCGGTGGTTGGGGTTCCTATGACAATCGTGGTCCTCCCCGACGTTGA
- the LOC107825350 gene encoding 3-ketoacyl-CoA synthase 6-like: MPQRSSQFPISLKLKYVKLGYQYLVNNFLTCLLVPTMALVLVQAIQLGPEEIFNLWNSIQFDFIKILCSSFLIIFVSILYFMLRPRGVYLIDYSCDKPPVSCRVPFSTFMEHSRLILSSEPKSVEFQMRILERSGLGEETCLPPAIHYIPPAPNMESARKEAEMVIFSAMDSLFKKTGVKPKDIDILIVNCSLFSPTPSLSAMVINKYKMRDNIKSFNLSGMGCSAGLISIDLARDLLQVYPKSKAVVVNTEIITPNYYRGKDRSMLLPNCLFRMGGAAILLSNKWADQWRAKYKLLHVVRTHKGADDKSYRCVFEVEDSEGKAGISLSKDLMAIAGEALKSNITTIGPLVLPPSEQLLFLFSLIGRKVFNLKLKPYIPDFKQAFEHFCIHAGGRAVIDELQKNLQLSAEHVEASRMTLHRFGNTSSSSLWYVLSYIEAKGRMKEGDRIWQIAFGSGFKCNSAVWKCNKTIKNLSDGPWSDCIHKYPVYIPEVVKL, translated from the coding sequence ATGCCTCAAAGATCATCTCAATTTCCCATTTCACTTAAACTCAAGTATGTAAAACTTGGCTACCAATATCTTGTTAACAACTTCTTGACATGTCTATTGGTGCCCACAATGGCTTTGGTTCTTGTTCAAGCCATTCAATTAGGTCCTGAGGAAATCTTCAATCTTTGGAATTCCATTCAGTTTGATTTCATCAAAATACTCTGTTCATCTTTCCTTATCATCTTTGTGTCCATATTATACTTCATGTTAAGGCCTCGAGGGGTTTATCTCATCGATTATTCATGTGACAAGCCGCCTGTTTCCTGCCGCGTTCCATTTTCAACTTTCATGGAACATTCAAGACTTATACTTAGCTCAGAACCAAAGAGTGTTGAATTCCAAATGAGAATTCTTGAGAGGTCTGGTTTAGGAGAAGAAACATGTCTTCCACCAGCAATTCATTATATACCACCTGCACCTAATATGGAATCTGCAagaaaagaagctgaaatggtGATATTTTCAGCAATGGATTCTCTCTTCAAGAAAACAGGAGTTAAACCTAAAGACATTGACATTCTTATTGTCAATTGCAGCCTTTTTTCGCCAACGCCATCTTTATCAGCAATGGTGATTAATAAGTACAAAATGAGAGACAACATTAAGAGCTTTAATCTCTCAGGAATGGGGTGTAGTGCAGGGCTAATCTCCATTGATTTAGCTCGTGATCTTCTCCAAGTCTATCCAAAATCGAAAGCTGTTGTTGTTAACACAGAAATCATCACACCAAATTACTACAGAGGCAAAGATAGATCAATGCTACTCCCTAATTGTCTGTTCAGAATGGGTGGTGCTGCCATTCTTTTATCAAACAAATGGGCAGATCAATGGCGAGCCAAGTACAAGTTGCTACATGTGGTGAGAACCCACAAAGGAGCAGACGACAAATCTTACCGTTGTGTGTTTGAAGTAGAAGATTCAGAAGGGAAAGCAGGAATTTCTTTGTCAAAAGACCTTATGGCTATAGCAGGGGAAGCCTTAAAATCTAATATAACAACAATTGGACCTCTTGTTCTTCCTCCATCAGAACaacttctctttctcttttcactCATTGGCCGAAAAGTCTTTAACCTGAAACTAAAACCATATATTCCAGATTTCAAACAAGCGTTTGAACACTTTTGCATTCATGCTGGTGGTAGAGCAGTGATCGATGAACTGCAGAAGAACTTGCAGCTATCTGCAGAACACGTTGAGGCATCACGAATGACACTGCACAGATTTGGAAACACGTCTTCTTCGTCGTTGTGGTATGTACTGAGTTATATTGAAGCTAAGGGACGGATGAAGGAAGGTGACAGGATTTGGCAGATTGCATTTGGGAGTGGATTTAAGTGTAACAGTGCTGTTTGGAAGTGTAACAAGACAATCAAGAATCTAAGTGATGGACCTTGGTCTGATTGTATCCACAAATACCCAGTTTACATCCCTGAAGTAGTAAAGCTCTag